In the Nanoarchaeota archaeon genome, AGGGGCGGATTCTGCATGGGCTTCCGGTTATGCCGGCACAGACAGAAAAGTGGCGGTACTTGATACTGGAATAGATTACACTCATCCTGAACTTAGCGATAGTTTCGCCGGCGGATGGAATGAAATTGCCAACAACGATAATCCATTTGATGACAACGGCCACGGAACGCATGTTGCAGGAATAATAACTGCGAACGGCGTGGATTCAAGAGCAAAAGGTGTTGCTCCGGACGCAAAAGTCCTTGCATTCAAGGTGCTTGACAGCACAGGCTCAGGATATTTCAGCGATGTAATTGCCGCGATGTACGACGTAGTTGACGGGCAGGACGGTGTTTATGGCACAAATGATGATTATAATGCTGATGTGATAAGCATGAGCCTCGGTACAAGCGCGCCTTATCTATACACGGGCTCAAACTGCGATTATGCATATCCCGAGATGGTTACTGCAGTAGCTTACGCCAATTCAAGAGGCGTAGCAGTCGTAGCTGCTGCAGGGAATGACGCGCGCGGAGTTTCAATACCCGGGTGCATTTCGGGTGTGATAACAGTTGCTGCAGTTGACAGCAATGATTTAAGAGCTTCATTCTCCGGAGTCGGCGGCTCAGTCGATATTGCAGCCCCGGGTGTCGGAATTTATTCGACGCTACCGGGCAATTCATATGCTTCATGGAGCGGAACATCAATGTCAACTCCGATGGTTTCTGCAGTTGTCGCGCTTCTGAGGCAGGCAAAGCCAACAATAACTGTTGCGGAAATTAACAATGCTCTTTACAATACTGCAAAGGATTTAGGCACCGCGGGATGGGACAAATACTATGGCGCAGGCCGAGTAAACGCATCGGCAGCTATTGCTTATGTTTTGTCGCCGCCTGTTAAGCCGGCTATGCATATATCCGGCATTAGCATAACAAAACAGACATTAGGCTCCAAAACAAGAGCAGTTGTAACCGTCAAGGTTGCCGATGCAACAGAAAGCGCGGTTAGCGGTGCAAGCGTTTCAGGGTACTGGAGCGGGCTTACATCAGGCATCAGTACAGCGACAACAAGCACAAGCGGAACGGCAATAGTTTATTCCGCTTGGAAGACAAGAGCTAATGGCATATTTACCTTTACAGTTGACAATATTGCAAAAAGCGGATGGATTTATGACGCTTCAGTTAATGCCGCAAGCAGCGCGAGTATAAGGGTGCCGTGAAGGAAGCATATCTAATATTAGGTGCGAAGAAACGCAGAGCACTTTAGTTTTTGTATTGCTTCGCGCGAAATGTATAGTGAATTCAAGAACTTTTGATAACAATCTTTTCGAGTCCGGTCGCATCGCTCTCGGCTTTTTGAAACTCAGAGTTTTTAAAAGCTTTCCGCATAGCGGAATGATTTTCGACTTCGTTGAAAAATATTTGAATTCACAATTTCATGAAAATCTTAATGATTTTCAAGCTTTTGAACTGCTGTTCAAAATAGTTAATCGCCAATATAATAACAATCAAAAAATGTGCGATTAACTATAGTTAATGCTGCCCGCATCATGCAGTTTTCAGGTAAGATTATCAGTTTCTTCGGAACATATTTCTGAATTTATAGAAAAATTCAGATACTTTTGATTTAACGCCGTCATAGAATGCCCCGATTCTGCTTCTTTGTTCCGACCTTTCCTGGACTTCATTCCTGTAAGCGTTTCCTGTATTTTCCCCGGCTTCGTTTCTATAATCAGTTTCTGTTCTTTTTTCGGTTTCTTTTGCGATACCGGAATCTGCCGAATTAGATGCCCCTTCTTTTTGAATTGCCGGCCCTGACATTGGATTGGATGCCGCTGCATCTGTAAAAACGAAACTGGCTATAGCCGCTATCGATAGGATAAAAACAACTGCTTTTATTTTCATAGTTACTCCTCTATATATTTAATTGCTTTAGTTATTTATATATTTAGTAATTTGTGCTGTGTCGCATAAATCCGTTCAATCCAGCAGAAACTCCTGTCGGAATCCTGACATTTTCAACAAGCTTATCGCGCTTTTCTTTAACCGGAAGCTTGTCGCCATGCTATATTGCGGATTCTATCAGTTTCGCGCGACATCCTTGCAATATCCATAGTTTCTGCTATTGTTCTTCCTTGCGCGATTAAGCCCCGAATATCCTTGCCTGTTTGGCAAGAAAGCCGCTCTCTTCGATTTTCAGTTTATGGGATATTCGGAAATAGGTTTTATGTAACGCGACGTTTAAATATGAGCGTTACGCATATGTGCCTGTTAAGAGGCGAGAAGCAGAGGACACTGAGTAAGTCTTGCCGTGGAATTACTGCTTTTTCTCCTTTTCAAGTTTAGCAAGCATATCCTGTAATTCATGCTTGGCTTTTGGGAGTTCAACATGTATGGCATCCCAGACTAGGCGGTAATCTATCCCGAAGTATGCATGAATGAGCCTGTCCCTCATACCCGCCATCTTTGGCCACGGCACGTTAGGGTACTTCTTTTTCATCTCATTAGGAATGTGTTTTGTCGCTTCGCCGATAATTTCAAACTTTCTGATAACTGCGCTGGAAGCCATATCATCTTCTTCAAGCTCTTCTTGGTCCTTGTTTTCTACAAACTGTTCTATGGACTCCATGGCTTGAATTATGTCTTTTACAAACAGCTTATAATTGCGATTCATATTTCTTGCGCCTCGTTGAATATTTGCTTCTTTAGCTCCTTTCGAACTCCGCCTTCAGAAACAACATCTACTTTTATTTTGAGCTTTTTTTCAAGAAAATCTGCAAGCCCGACAAAGTCAAATAAAGTAGCTCCTTTATAAAATCTTACAAGAACGTCAAGGTCGCTTCCTTTTTTCTGCTCTCCGCGCGCGTAAGAGCCAAAGATTCCGATGACTTCCGCTTTGTAGTCCTTCCTCATCTCTGCGCCCAGTTTCCGTATTTTTTGGCGAATTGCCCTAAGCTCTGCGCTTTGCGGGCGCGCCAGTGCTGTTTGCGACATAAGATTAATTGCGCGCAGGTGCTTAAATATGTTTTTTAAGTGGTTATGTTATCGGGGTATGACTATTTTTTAGTGGATTTTGGCTTTGAAAAAAACTTTTTATCCAGTTTCCAAACTGCGAAGAATATTATTACCAAAAAAATCATAAACCCTAATCCTGAAGGAGTCAGTAAACTGACCTTTGCTGATTTGACTACGATTAAGAACGCAACAATCAATATTATCTCAGACCAATCCATAAACTCACATCTATTTTTTCTTTATCTGTATGATTGCTCAGATTATGGCTATAAAGGCAATCAATAGCACAAGAAAACACCACGCGACCATTAACGCCTCTATTGTGGTGGGTTTTTTGTAGTTGTTTTTGAATAATTTTTGACGGGTTATTGCTCGCCATCCAAAATACAAAATCGGTATGAATAAGTATCCAATTATGGTTCCTAAAAATACCTCAAGCGCCATAATATCACTGACCTGTTTTGTTTTTAAGAGATTTTGCCTTTCGATATTTCTCACGGTGTTTTTTAATCCACGTTATATTGAAATATAAAAACCATATTACGAAAGCGTAAATAGCAAGAATCCCAAAAGTTTCAAAAAATGTTTTAATAAGTATTAGGATTACAATAACAGTCACTATTTTATTAGATACTATTTTATCGATGAAGTTACCCATTAAATCACTTATCAGTCTTATTTTGACTAGATTTTGTATTAGCGTTATTACTTTTTCCTCTCAAATACCACAATAAAATTAAAAACAAAATAATCTCCATATTAACCAAAATTCCAAGAGGAATTTTGGGCAATATATAAATTACGATAGCTACACTTAAAATACCGCCAAGTGCAAGCATGAAATAGTCAACCATTACTTTAAGATCAAGTTTTTTTGTTTCAGAATTTTTGGTCAATATGCCTAGCGCCAAAGGAGAAAACATACTTGCGGAAAATATTGCTATAATGGCAGTTAGTTCTGGATGCGAGCTTTGTGATGTGGGTTGAAGTGTGAGTAATATGAGTATTGTGGTAAACGCAAGTGCTAGTCCTCCAATAAAATAAGATAATACTAGTTTCTCATAATATTTAAAATTAGAAAATTCGTCTTCTTTTTTGCCTAAGGATAAGAGAATGATGGATGCATAGCCGACCACTATTGCCGCGATACTAAATCCAATAATTACATTAGTTCCTACAGAATTAATGTTGAAACCGCTTGCAATTTCTGCAGCAGTTATATTAATATTTATAGTCCCCATCTATTTCACTTTTTCTTTTCCTTCTCATTAATCATCTCTTCGGTCATAATCGGTTGCTGCTGTTTTTGTCCTTCTGCGCTGTCCTTTTCTTTGTTTAATTCAGTCTCCTCAGGCACAACAATTTCCCCGCGCTCTTTCATGTCTTTCAGCTTTTTGCCGAGGTTTAGGACAAACATCTTTGTCTTCTCGCGCAAATCGTAGACATCGCGCTCGGGAATTTCGTTTTCCTTTCCGTCCTTGACCATTGTAAGCACGCGTGTCAGGTGCTCAAACAGTTCTGCATGCGAGTCCTTGAAGTCCGGGAAGTGCTGGTACATTACTTTTGGAAGGTCTTTGAGGGATTCCGGCGGAGTTACGCCTTTGTATTTCAGCGCCCCTACATTCGCTTTTAAGAACGTTTTGTAAGTATTCATGAGCACTGTGGATTTTTTCTTTGATTCAAGGTCTTTCACAAGTTTTTCCATGCGCTTGACAAATTCGTCAGTCAGATTGAGGTATTTGTCAACTTCTGCGCCGCATACTTTACAGTCTTCCTCTTTTCTGTGCTCGAGTTCCTTTGCGAATTTTCTTATATCTTCAGCATCCTTGACGTATTTTTCCTCAAGAAGCCCGTCAGCTACAAATGATTCGCGAAGAGCTTTCGGCACTTCTTCCTTGTTCGGCGGAACGCGGCCTATGAACATCAATGCTCCCTGGCCTGCCGCAGCCATGCCCTGTTCAAGATAGTGTGCGGCGGATTTGACTCTTGCGCGCGCATATTCCACAAATTCAGGAGCTGCCGCAATCTTTTTGTCAACCGCTTCCTTTGTTGTCGGGATTTTTCCGCGAAGGAGCATCCTTTTTGCAGGCATGAACACGCCAACGTCAAAAACAGGGACGCCTGTCCGCAATATCGCAAGAAGAACAGCTTCCGCAGTCCTCATATTTTCCCAGAATTCTGTGAGAAACATAAATGCCTGAATCGTTATTCCCTGGCCTTCCGGGATTTTGTTTGCTTCGTTTGTGTCTTTTGCCACTCGCAGGATTTCATTCCATATCCTGTCCTTTACTTCCTGCGGGATTTCCTGCTCGATTTTTGTGTCATCCATTAAGACAAATGTGTCGATGTCGCTTGTCTTCTTGTGGCTGCCCGTTGCTGTTGAGCCGTAAACTATGACGCATTTGACGGTTTTCTTGAATTTTTCAATTAATCTTCGCGAGAAATCCTGGGCGACTTTGAAGCGCCTTTCCTGCTCCTTTTTTCTTTCCTTTTCTTCAGGGGTGCTTTCTTTCTTTTCATCTTTATGTTCGCCCTCTTTTTGGGTTTCTTCTTTATTTCCAACAGGTGCGCCGCTCTTTTTTTCAACAGGAGTTGTCTCTTTTTTAGTTTCCTTATTTTTTCTTAGAGTGTATCGTTCATGAAGTTTTTTTGTAGATGTCTCTTCCTGCTTTTCCTTTTTGGATTCGGGCTCTTTAGAATTTTTTTTCTGTGCGTCCTTAGAAGGCATAATCATCAAAATATATATGGAAAGATGGCTTTAAATAGAAATTTAAATATTTGCAATCATTCAAGAGTTATAAATCTTACGAACTAAGAAAATAAACGGGTGTATTCATGAGCGGTAAAGAAATGATGCGAGAACTTTTTGGTGTTTTCGGAGATTCCGCAGTAGCATTAACAGAGCTTCCAGAACCTTATGAAACTGGTGGTATGCGTGTTATTCCGCATTATACTGTTAAGAAAACTACAAACTGTCCTGAAGGGTATCTCCAATCATCAATGAATATTGAAATCACGGCGCATCCTACTTTTTAATATATATTTCTACAAACTGTCCTGAGTGTAAAAAATGCGAACCCCTAAATAATGCCATACTTGAAATAAAAGCGATTCTGAAACGCCACGATATTTCGCCATTATGTCAGTACTTTGACGGAAAAACACTTAAACTGGAATAGAATATTTGAAGGCAATTGAACTACTTCATTTGCAAATGCTCTGAAAGAGCCACCCTTAGTTTTCCGTCAACAAAAGACGAGCCTGCAAGCCGCATGTTTTGCGGTATGTGCAGGATTTTCATATACATTTTTTCAGGCGCAACCGCTCTTATCTCTATGGATTCGCCAAGAAGCATTATTTTTATACTGTCGCCTGATTTGACTCCGGGAATTTCTGTGTCAAGCATTATTCTGCCCGGGAGGCGAGTTATGTCTGTTTTTGGCTCGACAACCTCAAGCGGCTTGTTCGGAGTATTCAGGAAGCTGTTTTGTTTCTGGCGCTTTGAATGGATTTTACGATCTTCTTGAGAATTGTTTATGGTTTTGTTCGGCAGCATATTTATTTCAAGATTGCCTTTGTTTTCAGAACCGGTTAGCGAAGAAATTATTGATTGAGTTATCTCTTTTGTCAGCGCTTCCGAGCAGTTCTTGATGTTTGCTCCGCAGGATGCGCAGAACTTCCACTTTTCTTCCAAAACCGAATTGCAAGCAGCACAACGCATAGGCACCATCATTTAATAACTTTCTTCAGAATTTCCAGAGGTTCGTTCGGCTTTATTTCAAAGCCTTTTGAAGTAAGCGATAGAATCATCCAGAACACATCTGATATGCAGCGAAGCGAAGCAACCGCGCTTACTTTTTTGCCCTGGAAAACAAGAGTGTCGCCGTCGTAGTCGAATGTTATCTGCTGGAATTTTTCCGCATCAAGATCAATCTGCTGGCCTTCGGGGCCTGTGATAATCAGTTCCATTTTTTCCGGCGGTTTTATCTCTACTGTATAGTCTGCCATAAGAATCACTAATTATATTATTATTGCGCAAGGTTGTATTTAAAGAAGTATTTTAAAAATCTGACTTTTGGAATTATCCGACTTGTTTCAAAAAAATAGTTTTTTCTCTTCTGAAAGTTATTTTTTCTCGCGCGCTTGCAACAATCCCAGAATATTATCTTCAGTGTCTTTGAAGTAGGCGGAATATCCTCTATTGTTAAATTCCGTTTTTTCCTTAATAACTCTGCCGCCCATCTCCTTTATAGTTTTTAGTGTTTCATCAATATTATCGACATCTATCGTTATTACCGGAGAGTTTATCGGGTTTGAACGCTTCAGCATTCCGCCGTTTATTGCGCCCGGTTCATTTAACCTCTCACCGTCATCTGTCGGTGCAGTGTGCCGGAGCGTATAATTAATGTCTGGCATGTCATTTATCTTCCATCCGAAAATATCGCTATAAAACTTTTGGGCGCGCTTGACATTTTCTGCAGGAATTTCAAAATGTACTACACGGTTCATAAAATTGCCTCTGGATAATACTTGTTTTAATTCAGTATATATAGATTTTGCAGAAGATGGAAGAACATATTGTGATTGACGTGAATTAGTTGGTTGATGTGAACCGGTTATCGGAATAATCGTGAGCCATTGTCTTTGTTTGAATGAGTTTGAGCATAGGAAGAAGTATTACTGCTAAAACGCGAAAACGGTTTTAATCGGTTCAAACCACCATGCCCTCTCTTGCAATTTCCTTTATAATAGATAGCTCGTTTCTTCTTTCGCGAAATTCTTTATGGGTGAGGCAGATTATTTCGACGTTCGCAGGACGATCTACAAGCTCGTAAATTTCCTCGAGCCTTTTTCTGAACGGCACATTTTCGAAATCATCTGATAAAATAAGCAGGTCATAGTCGCTTGATTCGAGATGGTCGCCGCGCGCCCGGGAGCCGAACAGCAGTATTTTTGCATCAGGATATTTCTTTTTTATTTTTTCAAGAAGCCACTCTATTTCTCTAACTTGCCCTTTACCCATACGAATATTACCTCTGCTCTTTTAAGCGCATCTCTGCCGCTTTCTTCATCATATAATTCTGCAGGAATACCGCCTGCTGCATCAGGGTATCTTGTTATTATAAAATCTGGAGTGAGTTTTCTTGCAACCGAAATGAGTTCTTTTGGTAGAGAGACCGCCATTGCAAGTTCGAAAAGATTGTGTGTTTTAGGAGCCGTGTCATTCTTTGAGAAGATAAAATACGCTTTCAGGGCTTTTTCAGCGCATTGCTCTGCAAAGAAAGCGCCAGCATAGTAATTCTTTGCGGTGAGGCAGTCTCGCGAGGTTTTCAAATCCGCTTCTGCCTGCTTTATCCAGTTCTCGGCTTCTTTGCGCATACTTTTTATTGCATTTGGGAATATATAAAGCAGGATGTTTTGTGAAGCTGCGCGCCAACACACTAGTTCTGCATAAGTTTGAGTACGGGAAAGGGGTTTATCAATAAGAAAATTGCTTTAAATATTTGTGTGTGAACAGGGATATTATGGGTGTAATCTCTAATTTATCCGACTTTCTTCAAGGAAAAACGAAAATCCTGGAAGAAGAAGTATCTATTTCAGAAGCACAAGCAATTATGAAAAATATACCCGAAGATACTTTTGTTTCCACCATTCCTGATATTTATGGATACGAGATACATCCATTAACTACGGTTCGCAGAATTTCAGAAGAAATTGCCGATTTCGGAAAGCCATTTGATGGTATTGAAAACCATCCAATTAAAAAAATAATGCATATTGTTTATCAAAATAGAGACGGCTCTAAGTCATATCGATTTGTCAAATCATATGTAATTTAAAACCCAACCCCAACTTTCTCATCCTCAAACTCGAAAGCCGATTTCGTTTTCCCGCCTTTGCCAATTACAACTTGCGAAGTCGTATCCTTCTCAATCATTGATTTCCACTTTGAAAGAAGCGCGCCGTCGCCGTCAAGATACAGCTTTATTTTCTCTTTGACATTCAGGTTTGCATCTTTTCGCATAATCTGGACGTGTCGTATAAGTTCCCTTATTAGCGATTCCTGGATTATTTCATTGTCGCGCTCAGTGTCAAGATAAACTGCTCCTCCTGTAAATGTTTGGCCCGCGAGGTTTTCTGTGACTTTCTCGCGGATTATGAGCATTTCTGGCGTCAGCTCAAAATTCCCAAGTTTTATTTTGCCCTTTTTTGCGTCTTCCTTTACTTTGCGCGCGCCAGCCTTTGAAAGCAAATCTGCGACAGTTTTTGCGTCTTTGCCGAATGCCGGGCCAAAGACTTTGTAATTCGGCTTGACATCGATTTCAAGGGATACGTCTCCAAATGCAATATCCTTTACATTTGCGAGCTCGCATACAACGTCATGAAGCCGCTCTATTGCAGAAACAATTTTCGCATCACCTGAAACTGTCGCTTTTTTCAGCGGCCATCTCAGGCGCAAATTCTTCTCCTGCCTTATTGAGTTG is a window encoding:
- a CDS encoding DUF86 domain-containing protein — encoded protein: MNRNYKLFVKDIIQAMESIEQFVENKDQEELEEDDMASSAVIRKFEIIGEATKHIPNEMKKKYPNVPWPKMAGMRDRLIHAYFGIDYRLVWDAIHVELPKAKHELQDMLAKLEKEKKQ
- a CDS encoding nucleotidyltransferase domain-containing protein — its product is MPSKDAQKKNSKEPESKKEKQEETSTKKLHERYTLRKNKETKKETTPVEKKSGAPVGNKEETQKEGEHKDEKKESTPEEKERKKEQERRFKVAQDFSRRLIEKFKKTVKCVIVYGSTATGSHKKTSDIDTFVLMDDTKIEQEIPQEVKDRIWNEILRVAKDTNEANKIPEGQGITIQAFMFLTEFWENMRTAEAVLLAILRTGVPVFDVGVFMPAKRMLLRGKIPTTKEAVDKKIAAAPEFVEYARARVKSAAHYLEQGMAAAGQGALMFIGRVPPNKEEVPKALRESFVADGLLEEKYVKDAEDIRKFAKELEHRKEEDCKVCGAEVDKYLNLTDEFVKRMEKLVKDLESKKKSTVLMNTYKTFLKANVGALKYKGVTPPESLKDLPKVMYQHFPDFKDSHAELFEHLTRVLTMVKDGKENEIPERDVYDLREKTKMFVLNLGKKLKDMKERGEIVVPEETELNKEKDSAEGQKQQQPIMTEEMINEKEKKK
- a CDS encoding HEPN domain-containing protein; amino-acid sequence: MRKEAENWIKQAEADLKTSRDCLTAKNYYAGAFFAEQCAEKALKAYFIFSKNDTAPKTHNLFELAMAVSLPKELISVARKLTPDFIITRYPDAAGGIPAELYDEESGRDALKRAEVIFVWVKGKLEK
- a CDS encoding nucleotidyltransferase domain-containing protein, with product MGKGQVREIEWLLEKIKKKYPDAKILLFGSRARGDHLESSDYDLLILSDDFENVPFRKRLEEIYELVDRPANVEIICLTHKEFRERRNELSIIKEIAREGMVV
- a CDS encoding S8 family serine peptidase; protein product: MRANFLIILAAAMIVFVSATAGVNALDSHEGAINSPDKNAINSPDNHGKKYVVDKVGEKDLESLREKGCEIIKQHKKVASVSCSDDVAAALNLKEDIKVYAVDIIADAQIGADSAWASGYAGTDRKVAVLDTGIDYTHPELSDSFAGGWNEIANNDNPFDDNGHGTHVAGIITANGVDSRAKGVAPDAKVLAFKVLDSTGSGYFSDVIAAMYDVVDGQDGVYGTNDDYNADVISMSLGTSAPYLYTGSNCDYAYPEMVTAVAYANSRGVAVVAAAGNDARGVSIPGCISGVITVAAVDSNDLRASFSGVGGSVDIAAPGVGIYSTLPGNSYASWSGTSMSTPMVSAVVALLRQAKPTITVAEINNALYNTAKDLGTAGWDKYYGAGRVNASAAIAYVLSPPVKPAMHISGISITKQTLGSKTRAVVTVKVADATESAVSGASVSGYWSGLTSGISTATTSTSGTAIVYSAWKTRANGIFTFTVDNIAKSGWIYDASVNAASSASIRVP
- a CDS encoding zinc ribbon domain-containing protein, which gives rise to MRCAACNSVLEEKWKFCASCGANIKNCSEALTKEITQSIISSLTGSENKGNLEINMLPNKTINNSQEDRKIHSKRQKQNSFLNTPNKPLEVVEPKTDITRLPGRIMLDTEIPGVKSGDSIKIMLLGESIEIRAVAPEKMYMKILHIPQNMRLAGSSFVDGKLRVALSEHLQMK
- a CDS encoding VOC family protein, whose amino-acid sequence is MNRVVHFEIPAENVKRAQKFYSDIFGWKINDMPDINYTLRHTAPTDDGERLNEPGAINGGMLKRSNPINSPVITIDVDNIDETLKTIKEMGGRVIKEKTEFNNRGYSAYFKDTEDNILGLLQAREKK
- a CDS encoding nucleotidyltransferase family protein: MSQTALARPQSAELRAIRQKIRKLGAEMRKDYKAEVIGIFGSYARGEQKKGSDLDVLVRFYKGATLFDFVGLADFLEKKLKIKVDVVSEGGVRKELKKQIFNEAQEI